From Budorcas taxicolor isolate Tak-1 chromosome 19, Takin1.1, whole genome shotgun sequence, the proteins below share one genomic window:
- the RPL38 gene encoding 60S ribosomal protein L38 produces MPRKIEEIKDFLLTARRKDAKSWLLTGPGPVLVCNSPAWRHRSPASTTVSSTLTTLSTSSVKIKKNKDNVKFKVRCSRYLYTLVITDKEKAEKLKQSLPPGLAVKELK; encoded by the exons ATG CCTCGCAAAATTGAGGAGATCAAGGACTTCCTGCTCACAGCCCGCCGCAAGGACGCCAAGT CCTGGCTCCTCACAGGCCCTGGGCCAGTCCTGGTCTGCAACTCTCCCGCCTGGCGACACCGTTCTCCTGCCTCCACTACTGTCTCTTCTACCCTGACCACTCTCAGTACCTCAT CCGTCAAGATCaagaaaaataaggataatgTGAAGTTTAAAGTTCGATGCAGCAGATACCTTTACACCTTGGTCATCACAGACAAAGAGAAGGCCGAGAAGCTGAAGCAGTCCCTGCCCCCCG GTTTGGCCGTGAAGGAGCTGAAATGA